A window from Melitaea cinxia chromosome 5, ilMelCinx1.1, whole genome shotgun sequence encodes these proteins:
- the LOC123653388 gene encoding RWD domain-containing protein 4 has protein sequence MSDDAEQQAEEIEVLKSIYEGDENFKQLDSKTYQYKYIEGEKSFVLEISWGPTYPTEKPTFNLEIFYNQSLLPAVKEKILSIVNAEAEQWVGCAMTYTIFECLKEKVTEILAEQTEEAIVARVEKIAITEQTESKKPEKKEQMSKAQKRRAWDKAEIGRAGDKPRGWDWVDIVKHLSQAPHQPS, from the exons ATGTCGGACGATGCTGAACAGCAGGCTGAGGAGATAGAGGTGCTTAAATCAATTTATGAAGGagatgaaaattttaaacaacTTGATTCTAAAACTTATCAATATAAG TATATAGAAGGAGAGAAGTCATTTGTATTAGAAATATCCTGGGGACCCACGTACCCTACGGAGAAGCCAACATTTaacttagaaatattttataatcaaagtTT attacCTGCGGTAAAGGAAAAAATTCTATCAATAGTAAACGCTGAAGCGGAGCAATGGGTAGGATGTGCAATGACATACACTATATTTGAATGCCTCAAGGAAAAGGTAACAGAAATTCTAGCTGAACAGACTGAAGAGGCCATCGTAGCAAGAGTTGAAAAGATTGCTATTACTGAACAg actGAATCGAAGAAGCCAGAGAAAAAAGAACAAATGAGTAAAGCTCAGAAGCGTCGAGCGTGGGACAAAGCTGAGATCGGTCGAGCGGGGGACAAACCTAGGGGTTGGGACTGGGTCGACATTGTCAAACACCTATCTCAAGCTCCACACCAACCCTCTTGA